The following is a genomic window from Streptomyces lincolnensis.
GAGGAAGCCGCCGCGGCGGACGAGCGGCTGGCGTCGGGAGCGGAACCAGGTCCTCTGCACGGGCTGCCCGTCGCGCACAAGGACCTCCACGACACCGCGGGCATCCGCACGACATACGGCTCACCCCTGTTCGCCGACCACGTACCGGGCCGGGACCATCTGGTCGTCGAGCGCCTCAAGTCGGCCGGGGCGATCACGATCGGCAAGACCAACGTGCCCGAACTCGGCATGGGTTCGCACACCGTCAACCCCGTCTTCGGCGCCACCCGCAACCCCTACGACCTCTCCCGCAGCGCGGGCGGCAGCAGCGGCGGCGCGGGAGCCGCCCTCGCCTGCGGCATGCAGCCGATCGCCGACGGCAGCGACACCGGCGGGTCACTGCGCAACCCGGCGTCCTTCAACAACGTCGTCGGGCTGCGCCCCTCCCCCGGCCGGGTCCCGTCCTGGCCCGACAAGGCGCCGTGGGGACAGCTGTCGGTCAAGGGCCCCATGGCCCGCACGGTCGCCGATGTCGCCCTGACCCTGTCCGTGCTGGCCGGCCCCGATCCGCGCAGCCCGCTCGCCCTGGAGACGCCGGGTTCCGCCTTCACCGGGGGCCTGGACAGCGACGTCCGGGGTCTGAGGGTCGCCTGGTCGCCCGACCTGGGCGGGGGCGTGCCGGTCGACCCCGAGGTGCGGGACGTGGTGCGCGGCGCGGTGGAGGTGTTCGCCGAGCTGGGCTGCGAGGTCGAGGAGGCCTGCCCCGATCTGTCCGGCGCCGACGAGGCGTTCCTGATCCAGCGCGCCTGGCAGATGGAGCTGGCCTACGGGCCCCTGCTCGACGAGCACCGGCAGCACATGTCCCCCGACGTGGTCTGGAACATCGAGGAGGGCCGCAAGCTCACCGGCCCCGACCTGGGCCGCGCCCAGCTCCTCCAGGCCCAACTCTTCCACCGTGTACGGGAGTTCTTCCGGACGTACGACCTTCTGCTGCTGCCGGTGAACCAGGTCGCGCCCTTCGACGTCGAACTCGCCCATCCCGCTTCCGTGGACGGCATCCGCATGGAGACCTATCTGGACTGGATGCGCTCGGCCTACCTGATCACGATGACCGGCTGCCCGGCGCTGTCGGTCCCGGCCGGCTTCACCCCGGCGGGGCTGCCGGTCGGGGTCCAGGTGGTGGGGCCGCACCGGCGGGACCTGTCGGTCCTGCGGGCCGGGTACGCCTTCGAGCAGGCGACGCTCGTCGGGGAGCGCAGGCCCGCCGTGGCGCTGGCGGACGGGGTCCGTCCGTGAGCCCGCGCAGCGCCGTCGTGGTCGGCGCGGGCATGGCGGGGCTGGCGACGGCCTGGTTCCTCCAGGAGGCGGGTGTCGAGGTCACCGTGGTCGACCGCGAGGGCGTGGCGGCCGGGGCCTCGTGGGGCAACGCGGGCTGGCTGTCCCCCGCCCTGACCGTCCCGCTCCCCGAACCGGCCGCCCTGAAGCTGGGCGCGCACACCCTGTTCTCCCCCGCGTCCCCGCTCTACATCCCCCCGCGCGCGGATCTCCGGCTGGCCCGCTTCCTGCTGGCGTTCACCCGCAACTGCACCCACCGGCACTGGCGGGTGGCCATGTCCGCGCTCGCCGCGCTCAACCGCGGGGCGCTCTCGGCGTACGACGAACTGGCCGAGGGCGGGATCACCGAGCCGACCCGTGCGGGCGACCCGTGCCTGCTCGCCTTCACCTCCCCGGCCGGCCGGGCCGCGCTCGTCGCGGAACTGGACGCGGTGCGCGCGGCGGGCCAGGACGTCGCCTACGACCTGCTCACCGGGGCCGAGGCACGCGAGCAGGAGCCGGCGCTCTCGGCCCGCGTCGACGCGGCCGTCCTCCTGCACGGCCAGCGGCACCTGAATCCCGGGGCGTACGTCGCGGCGCTGGCCGACGCGGTCCGCGACCGGGGCGGCAAGGTCCTCACGGGCCTGGAGGTCTCCCGGGTACGGGATCTGGGCCCGGACGTCGTCGTCCTGGGCTCCGACGGCACCTCTCTGCGGGCCGACACGGCCGTCCTGGCCCCGGGTGCCTGGCTCGACCGGCTCGCGGCGCCCTTCGGCGTGCGGACCCCGGTGCAGTCCGGCCGCGGCTACAGCTTCAGCCTGCCGCCGGAGGGGCTGCCCGGCCGGCCCACGTACTTCGCCGAGCAGCGGGTGGTCTGCTCGCCGCTCGGGGACCGGGTGCGGGTGGCGGGCATGATGGAGTTCACGGCGCCCGACCGGCCCGCCGATCCCCGTCGCATCGAGGCGATCGTCGCCGCGGCCCGTGGCCTACTCCCGGCGGCCGACTTCGACCGCCGTACCGACGTCTGGGCCGGCCCGCGTCCGTGCACCGCCGACGGCCTGCCCCTGGTCGGCCCGACCCGCTCGCCCCGCGTCCACGTCTGCGGCGGCCACGGTATGTGGGGCATCGCCCTGGGGCCCCTGAGCGGCAAGCTCCTGGCGGAGTCGATCGTGACCGGCCGCCCGGCCCCCGAACTGACGGCGCTGCATCCCCTGCGGTGAGCAGCCCGACGGGAGAGTGAGAAACCCGACGGAGGGCCGCCCAACCGGGCGCCGGGCAGGGGCAGTTGGGGCAGATGATTCACATGAGCCGCTCTCCGGGGCATAACGTGGGCTTCCACGACTGGTGTTCGACGGTTTCGGGGTTCTCCCCCTACGTACACGCAGGAGCGTCCATGACTGATGAGGCAGCCGACTCCACGCAGGAGGCGTTCGCCAAGATCGACACCTCGGTGCCGCAGTCGGCCCGGATCTGGAACTACTGGCTGGGAGGGAAGGACAACTACGAGGTCGACCGGGTGGCCGGCGACGCCTTCCGCGAAATCTTCCCCGGCATCGAGACCGGAGCCCGTGCCGCCCGGTACTTCCTCGCCCGCGCGGTCCGTCACCTGGCCGCCGAGGAGGGCATCCGGCAGTTCCTGGACATCGGCACCGGGCTGCCCAACGTCGACAACACCCACCAGATCGCCCAGCGGGTGGCCCCGGACAGCCGGATCGTCTACGTCGACAACGACCCGTTGGTGCTGGCCCACGCCCGCGCGCTGCTCACCAGCACACCGGAAGGCGTCACCAACTACGTCGACGCCGACCTGCGCGACCCGGGCACCATCCTGCGGGAGGCCGCGAGGACGCTGGACTTCGACCGCCCCGTCGCCCTCATGCTGATGGGCATCCTCGGCCACATCGAGGACGACGACGAGGCGTCCTCCATCGTGCGGCAGCTCGTGGCCGGCCTGCCCCCCGGCAGCTTCCTCGTGCAGTACGACAGCACGAACACCAGCGAGGCCTACGTCACGGCCATCCATCAGTACAACGAGGGCGGTTCGATCCCGTACATCCTGCGCAGCCCCGAGCAGATCGCCCGCTTCTTCGACGGGCTGGAACTGCTCGAACCGGGCGTGACGTCGTGCTCGCGCTGGCGTCCCGACACCGCGGCCCTGGACCTGCCCGCGGAGGTGCACCAGTACGGCGGTGTGGCCCTCAAGCGCTGAGCACGGCCGCCCGGACCGCTCGGCCCGGGGGTCAGGTCTCCTGGAGGATGCGGTGGAGGATCGTCGGGGTCTCGTCCGGTGACTCGGCCTCGACGACCAGTCGGTTCATGACGTCCCAGTAGCACTCGATCTCGGCCGGCCGGTCGGGATAGAGAGCGGTGGTGAGTTGTTCGAGGTAGACCACGTCGGGCAACTCGCCGCCGGGCAGCCGCAGGATGGTGACCGGACCGGCCTCGCCCGCGTGGGCGCCGGCGTGGAACGGCAGGACCTGGACGGAGACCTGCGGGAGCCGGCAGCACTCGATCAGATGCCTGAGCTGGTCGCGCATGACGCCGGTGCCGCCCACCGGCCGACGCAGCGCCGCCTCGTCGATCACCGCCCAGAGCCGGGTCGGTGACGGCCGGTCCAGGATCCGCCGGCGTGTCGTGCGCAGGGTGACCCGCCGGTCGATCTCCCGCGCGGAGGCGTCCGGGTGGGCGAGCCGGATGGAGGCGCGCGCGTAGTCGGAGGTCTGGAGCAGGGCGGGGACGCGCTGCACCTCGAAGCAGCGGATGAGGCTCGCCGCCTGTTCGGCCCCGAGGTAGGTCTGCATCCAGGCGGGCACCACGTCGTTGTAGTACTGCCACCAGGCAGGGGTGTTGGCCTGGTCCACCAGCGCCATCAGGGTGGCGCGTTCGGCGTCGTCGGTGACTCCGTAGAGGGTGAGCAGATCGGCCACGTCACGCGGTTTGAACCGGTGGCGGCCCGCCTCCATGCGGCTGATCTTGGACCGGGAGGCCCGGATGACCTGCCCCGCGGCCGTTCGGGAGACATCCCGTTCCTCCCGCAGTCTGCGCAACCGGGCCCCCAGGACCAGGCGCGGCACCGTGGGACCGGCCGACCGGCCGTCCAGGGCGTCGTTGAGGAAGGGTGTACGTGCGGCCTCTTTGGTGCCCATGGGCCTTCTTTCCGCGACGAACGCAACGCTGTACACATACAAGCACGGTGACCGGACATCCTAGAAGCTGTCCTGTACATGATCTTGATGCGTGGAGGTGATGGAGGCGAGCAGCGCCAGTCTGTCGGCGCTGTCGGTGCCGGGATCCGGGTGGTGGACGACCAGCGTCCGGCCCGCCGTGCCGCCGATGCCGAGCCGCTCCCTGTTCAGCCGGAGGCGACCGACCTGCGGATGGTCGAGGTACTTGGCCGCGCCTTCGCACGCCTCCACGTCGTGGCGGGCCCAGAGCCGGCTGAAGTGGGGGCTGGCCAGGGAGAGTTCGCCGACGAGTTCGATGAACCGGGGGTCGTCGGTGTCGGTACCGACGGACTGGCGGAAGCCGGCGACCATGCCTCCGGCGGCTTTCGCCCAGTCCGGGTGGAGTGCCTGCTCGGCGGGGTCGAGGAACATGTCCCGCAGGCGGTTGGCTCCCGGCGCGAGGCGCGGTGACAGGGCGGTCGCCAGGGCGTTGGCGGCGAGCACGTCGAAGTAGCGGCCCTCGACGATCGCCGGCAGCGGGAGGGCGGCGACGAGCTTGGCGATGCCCTCGGGCACGGTCTCCTTCCGGCGCCGGGGCCCGGCGCGGCGCCGACGGGAGGTGTCGGTGCCGAGGCGCACCAGGTGAGCCGTCGCGTCGCCGTCGAGTCGGAGCGCGCGGGCGAGGGATTCCAGGACCT
Proteins encoded in this region:
- a CDS encoding SAM-dependent methyltransferase, producing MTDEAADSTQEAFAKIDTSVPQSARIWNYWLGGKDNYEVDRVAGDAFREIFPGIETGARAARYFLARAVRHLAAEEGIRQFLDIGTGLPNVDNTHQIAQRVAPDSRIVYVDNDPLVLAHARALLTSTPEGVTNYVDADLRDPGTILREAARTLDFDRPVALMLMGILGHIEDDDEASSIVRQLVAGLPPGSFLVQYDSTNTSEAYVTAIHQYNEGGSIPYILRSPEQIARFFDGLELLEPGVTSCSRWRPDTAALDLPAEVHQYGGVALKR
- a CDS encoding amidase, with the translated sequence MNPAELCFRTATDLAAAVRRREISAREVVTAHLEQIERANASVNAIVTLVADQALEEAAAADERLASGAEPGPLHGLPVAHKDLHDTAGIRTTYGSPLFADHVPGRDHLVVERLKSAGAITIGKTNVPELGMGSHTVNPVFGATRNPYDLSRSAGGSSGGAGAALACGMQPIADGSDTGGSLRNPASFNNVVGLRPSPGRVPSWPDKAPWGQLSVKGPMARTVADVALTLSVLAGPDPRSPLALETPGSAFTGGLDSDVRGLRVAWSPDLGGGVPVDPEVRDVVRGAVEVFAELGCEVEEACPDLSGADEAFLIQRAWQMELAYGPLLDEHRQHMSPDVVWNIEEGRKLTGPDLGRAQLLQAQLFHRVREFFRTYDLLLLPVNQVAPFDVELAHPASVDGIRMETYLDWMRSAYLITMTGCPALSVPAGFTPAGLPVGVQVVGPHRRDLSVLRAGYAFEQATLVGERRPAVALADGVRP
- a CDS encoding helix-turn-helix domain-containing protein, which gives rise to MGTKEAARTPFLNDALDGRSAGPTVPRLVLGARLRRLREERDVSRTAAGQVIRASRSKISRMEAGRHRFKPRDVADLLTLYGVTDDAERATLMALVDQANTPAWWQYYNDVVPAWMQTYLGAEQAASLIRCFEVQRVPALLQTSDYARASIRLAHPDASAREIDRRVTLRTTRRRILDRPSPTRLWAVIDEAALRRPVGGTGVMRDQLRHLIECCRLPQVSVQVLPFHAGAHAGEAGPVTILRLPGGELPDVVYLEQLTTALYPDRPAEIECYWDVMNRLVVEAESPDETPTILHRILQET
- a CDS encoding NAD(P)/FAD-dependent oxidoreductase, whose amino-acid sequence is MSPRSAVVVGAGMAGLATAWFLQEAGVEVTVVDREGVAAGASWGNAGWLSPALTVPLPEPAALKLGAHTLFSPASPLYIPPRADLRLARFLLAFTRNCTHRHWRVAMSALAALNRGALSAYDELAEGGITEPTRAGDPCLLAFTSPAGRAALVAELDAVRAAGQDVAYDLLTGAEAREQEPALSARVDAAVLLHGQRHLNPGAYVAALADAVRDRGGKVLTGLEVSRVRDLGPDVVVLGSDGTSLRADTAVLAPGAWLDRLAAPFGVRTPVQSGRGYSFSLPPEGLPGRPTYFAEQRVVCSPLGDRVRVAGMMEFTAPDRPADPRRIEAIVAAARGLLPAADFDRRTDVWAGPRPCTADGLPLVGPTRSPRVHVCGGHGMWGIALGPLSGKLLAESIVTGRPAPELTALHPLR
- a CDS encoding helix-turn-helix domain-containing protein — encoded protein: MTGEPNPLGDYVRARRELVTPEQAGIPAVGTRRVPGLRREEVAMLAGISADYYLRLEQGRDRNPSVQVLESLARALRLDGDATAHLVRLGTDTSRRRRAGPRRRKETVPEGIAKLVAALPLPAIVEGRYFDVLAANALATALSPRLAPGANRLRDMFLDPAEQALHPDWAKAAGGMVAGFRQSVGTDTDDPRFIELVGELSLASPHFSRLWARHDVEACEGAAKYLDHPQVGRLRLNRERLGIGGTAGRTLVVHHPDPGTDSADRLALLASITSTHQDHVQDSF